The Accipiter gentilis chromosome 34, bAccGen1.1, whole genome shotgun sequence genome has a segment encoding these proteins:
- the LOC126034555 gene encoding cytoglobin-1-like encodes MSFSEAEVQSARSAWEKMYVDAEDNGTTVLVRMFTEHPDTKSYFTHFKGMDSAEEMKQSDQVRGHGKRVFTAINDMVQHLDNSEAFLGILNPLGKKHATQLKIDPKNFRIICDIILQLMEEKFGGDCKASFEKVTNEICTHLNNVYKEVGW; translated from the exons ATGTCATTCTCTGAAGCAGAGGTGCAAAGTGCCCGCAGCGCCTGGGAGAAGATGTATGTGGATGCTGAGGACAATGGGACAACTGTGCTGGTCAG gatgtttaccgagcACCCAGACACCAAGTCCTACTTCACACACTTCAAAGGCATGGACTCCGCCGAAGAGATGAAACAGTCAGATCAGGTCAGGGGCCATGGCAAGAGGGTTTTCACTGCCATCAATGACATGGTGCAACACCTGGACAACTCCGAGGCTTTTCTTGGGATATTGAACCCACTCGGCAAGAAACATGCCACGCAGCTGAAGATTGACCCCAAAAACTTTAGG ATTATCTGTGACATTATCTTGCAACTGATGGAGGAGAAATTTGGCGGAGACTGCAAAGCTTCCTTTGAGAAGGTGACCAATGAAATCTGCACTCACCTGAACAATGTCTACAAAGAGGTGGGTTGGTGA